A single genomic interval of Candidatus Equadaptatus faecalis harbors:
- a CDS encoding TRAP transporter small permease: MTIKKFFDNFEEYFCVWTLVFMTIIVFLQVIMRYVFANSLSWSEELARFIFLWLSWIGASYAVKTRDHFRVEMFADMIKGRNRVLFEYFVLIVWFVFSLLLVWYGTKLLVFLNSTGQVSAAMDIPMTWPYAAVPAGCLLMCARLVVEIYKLHKGIYNPATKKEEQA, from the coding sequence ATGACGATAAAAAAGTTTTTTGATAATTTTGAAGAATATTTCTGCGTGTGGACTCTTGTCTTTATGACAATAATTGTCTTTCTGCAGGTTATCATGCGCTACGTTTTCGCCAACTCGCTTTCCTGGAGCGAAGAACTGGCGCGCTTTATATTTCTTTGGCTTTCGTGGATAGGCGCAAGCTACGCCGTGAAAACGAGAGACCATTTCAGGGTCGAAATGTTTGCTGACATGATCAAAGGCAGAAACCGTGTGCTGTTTGAATATTTTGTCCTGATCGTGTGGTTTGTATTCAGCCTTCTGCTTGTGTGGTACGGCACGAAACTGCTCGTATTCCTGAATTCTACGGGGCAGGTTTCCGCGGCAATGGATATTCCGATGACGTGGCCGTATGCCGCTGTTCCTGCCGGCTGTCTGCTCATGTGCGCAAGGCTTGTTGTTGAAATTTACAAGCTGCACAAAGGCATTTACAACCCTGCAACGAAAAAGGAGGAGCAAGCGTAA